The Erigeron canadensis isolate Cc75 chromosome 4, C_canadensis_v1, whole genome shotgun sequence genome window below encodes:
- the LOC122597139 gene encoding heat shock 70 kDa protein BIP1-like encodes MATEEDKTTIGIDLGTSFSCVGVYINGHVEIIPNDQGNRTTPSWVAFTDSDRLIGEAAKNQASLNANRTIFHVKKLIGRKFEDKEVQGLMKVVPYKIMNKDGKPYIQVEIKDGETEVFSPKEITAMIITKMKETAEAFLRKRITEAVVSVPLSFSDEQRQATMDACLIAGFKDVSLILEPAALVRAYGLVREYVFVYGQHNKDDEEKNIVVIDLVDGKCDVTILGVEVWSY; translated from the exons ATGGCGACAGAAGAGGACAAAACTACTATCGGGATTGACCTTGGGACTAGCTTTTCTTGTGTTGGTGTTTATATAAATGGTCATGTTGAAATCATACCCAATGATCAAGGAAACCGTACCACGCCATCATGGGTGGCTTTCACAGACTCTGACAGGCTTATCGGCGAGGCTGCAAAGAATCAGGCATCTCTAAATGCCAACAGGACCATCTTTCATGTTAAGAAACTTATTGGGAGAAA ATTTGAAGACAAAGAGGTTCAAGGACTCATGAAAGTCGTTCCATACAAAATTATGAACAAAGACGGGAAGCCTTATATCCAAGTTGAAATCAAGGATGGGGAAACCGAGGTTTTCAGTCCTAAAGAGATTACTGCGATGATTATCACCAAAATGAAGGAGACAGCCGAAGCATTCCTTAGGAAGAGAATTACTGAAGCTGTTGTCTCAGTTCCTT TATCCTTCAGCGATGAACAAAGGCAGGCTACCATGGATGCTTGTTTGATTGCTGGTTTCAAAGACGTATCACTGATTCTCGAACCTGCGGCTCTTGTTCGTGCATATGGTCTTGTTCGTGAATATGTTTTTGTATACGGTCAGCATAATAAGGATGATGAGGAAAAGAACATTGTTGTTATTGACCTGGTTGATGGGAAATGTGATGTTACTATCTTGGGAGTCGAAGTATGGTCTTATTGA